One Portunus trituberculatus isolate SZX2019 chromosome 45, ASM1759143v1, whole genome shotgun sequence DNA segment encodes these proteins:
- the LOC123519248 gene encoding uncharacterized protein LOC123519248 encodes MKKFSFRKRFAFEENIVKGRIPPDHHPSFWIVRPLPSDTSLISLCHVCLENPASSGHSTSRGPSEHLTESTSSLANTQTAQNSRDSSKTGLYSAALASPSTYFPAPSTSLPPVLSGGRFGWSLSPPSSEGHRYPAIEPVSPPSNFSMEGLFGDFSPPLKIYGRTGT; translated from the exons ATGAAGAAATTTAGTTTTCGGAAAAGATTTGCTTTTGAAGAGAATATTGTAAAGGGCAGAATACCACCTGACCATCACCCCTCGTTCTGGATCGTTCGGCCACTCCCGAGCGACACTTCGCTCATTTCTCTCTGCCACGTATGCCTCGAGAACCCTGCTTCTTCCGGTCACTCCACGTCTCGAGGCCCCAGTGAACACCTAACCGAGTCTACCTCGAGCCTCGCCAACACCCAGACGGCACAGAACTCCCGGGACTCTTCAAAGACTGGTCTCTACTCTGCTGCCCTGGCTTCACCCTCTACGTACTTCCCGGCGCCGTCAACGAGTCTGCCTCCAGTGTTG AGTGGCGGTCGATTTGGTTGGTCATTGTCTCCCCCATCCTCGGAAGGCCACAG ATACCCAGCGATAGAACCGGTTTCTCCGCCTTCGAACTTCTCTATGGAAGGACTATTTGGGGACTTCTCTCCACCCTTAAAGATCTACGGGAGGACCGGAACCTGA